The Hippopotamus amphibius kiboko isolate mHipAmp2 chromosome 3, mHipAmp2.hap2, whole genome shotgun sequence genomic interval GTTAGTACCTTTCTTGCCAGGCTAAGAGGGGAGGACTTTTTCTCAACCACATGGATGTTGGTAGTTGAAACATCTCCAAGGAATGCCTACACCACCCAGGCAGCTGTTCTACTGCACAGGAGCGTGGTCACCTCAGTCACTGTCCATGGGGTCTTGACATGGCCCAGGTTGGACTGAGATAGAGGACCACAGACACCTGTCTAGATGATCAAAGGTCAAGGACTGTCCTGTCTGAGACTTGATTATCTATTGATGCCTACTCAGATGGGACAAAGGATGCCTGCAGTCCCAGAAAGGCCCCACCAGCCCTCAAGAAGGTAGTATTGGGGACAGGCAGGTTGCTACATCCAGTCCTGAATAAATCCACACATGCACACTGAGTGCCCTCCTGTCTGGGCTGTGCTGGAACCTGAGGCTGCCCAGTCAGAGTGGGGCTAACACCACCTTTCCCAGATGGGACGGCAGGAAGACCCCCTCCACAACCCTTGACTGACATCGAGTTCAATTCTAAACACTCAGAAAGTACAgacatttcattcttctctcaGAACCCAGGCCTAGGGGGTAGAACAACAGTGGCCCAACTTAACTCCCTGACtcatgtgtgaccctgggcaactcCTATCCATCCTGGAGACCTCAGAGGAGAAGGGAAATGCAACGGGGGCCAGTTATGCTTAAACCTAACTCCAACTCCAACCATAAAGAACCCTACCCTCTAACCCTAACACCCTAACCCCAGACACCTAGACCCTCTACCCTGACTCTCcaaccctgacccctgacccctaAACCCTGACACTGACTAGGACCCCAGACCTAAACCCTAGCCTAGTGGATACCGAGGGCATGAACTCTGTAATAAACCAAGGGATTCATGACCTTGCATTTAGCAATAGTTTCTTACATCTGACACTAAAgctcaagcaatgaaagaaaaaaatagataaactgaagTTCCTCAAAATTACAAACCTTTGTACATCAAAAGAGGCTATCCggaaagttaaaagacagcccacagaatggaagaaaatattggcacaCTGTATCTGATAAGAGTCTTTATCCAGAACATATCAAGAACTTTTACCAATGAACAAAAGAATAACCCAATTTTctgaaatggacaaaggacatgaaaagatgtcaaacaTGAGTAGTCacgatgaaaatgcaaattaaaaccacaatcttcacacacactagaatggttgtattaaaaacaaataaaaataactgttgGCAACAATGTAGAGAAATTGCAAAGCTTAAACTTGTGGAAGTGTAAAATGTTGTAGTCTATGTGTGCGAAACTTTGCATTTTCTCAATAATATAAAAACGTAATTATCATATGTTTCAAcaactccactcctagatacATACCCAAAGAATTGACACCAGGTGTtcaaataaaaacttgtacaccaaTATTCAGAGCAACACTGTTCATAACAGCCCAaggtaaaaacaattaaaatgtccaaCAGCAGGTGAATGCATAAGCAAATAGGGTAGATACGTAAGCTGCATTATTATTCTGCCATATAAAGGAATAGAGTGAAATGGTGCcaccgctgtggaaaacagtaggggtTTCTCAAAAACGTTAACACAGAATTAACGTAGAATCCCTCAATTCCGCTCCAGGGTGTACACCCAAAGTATTAGAAAGCAAGGGCTGGAACAGATATTTATACCgcattttcatagcagcactattcacagcagCCAGGAGGTGGAAGCAACACAGCGTCCTTCAGCAGATGAGTGGCTAAGCACAAGGTAGCATCTACACAACGGCattaattcaacttttaaaactAAGGTAATTCTCACACATGTTACAATGCGGATGAACCTCgagttattatgctaagtgaaacaagccagacgcAAAAGGACAAACATTCTATGATTCCACTAGCATGAGGTATCCAGATAAGTCACATTCAAAGACAAAGCAGAAGATTGCCAGAGGTTGAGGAGAGTTCGTGTTTAATGGTTACGGCTTCacttgggaaaaatgaaaaagttctggagatgaatggtgaggatatttttacaacaatgtgaatgtagtgaATGGTATAGAAATGTATACTTAAAACtatttaaacaataaatgttatatgttcttaatcacaatgaagaaaatgatacatgttacaacatgaaaAACGCTGAAAACatcctaagggaaagaagccataCAGAAAAAGCCACCCAGATTATGTTCATCTTGTGCAATTTAAATCCAcgaagttttttaaaatgtggaaaagcCCCAGTGATgattccaggaaaagaaaactgggctaggatggaaaaagacatgccCACAAAGTTGGGGCAGCTGGTGAAAGTTGAAGTGGTCCTGTGGATTATAATGTGGAAACCATAATTATTCCTCATTTTGGGATTATGTGCTGGTTCCCTGGTGGCCCTGTTTTGGGTAAAACATACTGCAGTATTTGCTGTGAATGTAGAAAACTTTCTACTGCTATTTGCAGTTTAAACATTCGAAAATTACTAGAAAATCACTTTAATACAACCATGTCAGTAACATTCCAGAAAATCAGAGATTACATCAAACATTGCTATAGGGGTCAAGACTAACCCAGACCAAATTCAACCAAAGTGGTGATGCTAATCACCCTTGTAGGAGTCCACATGGTATTAAGAGGCGCTGTGAGAAGATTATATTAGTAGCCACTATGTCTTGGGTGCTGTGGATGTCGTGTATGCAGTTGAAAGAGTGGGATTTCTGAATTCTAGTTTTCCACACAAAACCATcaaaaaactgtcagaactgaaaaatgagtTCAGTAAAACTGCAGGATCATTTGCAATTCTAtctactaataatgaactatcagaaagagaaattaacaattccatttaaaactgcatcacacaaaaaaactaggaataaatttaaccaaggacttGAAAGACCTGCACACTGGATACTGtaagacattggtgaaagaaactgaacagacacaaaaagatggaaacaTATCCCATGCTCATGggtgaaaatattgttaaaatgtccattctatccaaagcaatgtacacatttacacaatcactaccaaaattccaaagatatttcacagaaacaaaacaatcctCATACTTGTGTGGAGCCACAAAGAACCTAGaataggaacttccctgatggtccagtgggtaagactctgtgctcccaatgcgcggtcccaggttcaatccctgctgagggaactagatcccatatgccacaacaaagacacagtgcagccaaaataaacatttttaaaaaattaaaaaaaggaccCACTATACCCCAACCGACAATGATAAAGGAGAACAGGCTGGAGGCATCtccctccctgacttcaagcAACATTACCAAGCTAcagtcactaaaaaaaaaactgtggaatTGGCACAGGAATGGGCACAGAGACCAGAGGAACAAAATagggaacccagaaataaacttacagGTATGTGGTCAGTTAATTCGTAAGAACGGTGCCAAGAACATACACCAGGGAAAGGACAGTCCCCTCAAtaaacagtgctgggaaaactggacgcCACACAGCAAAGAACAACACTGCACTCTGTCTACACCACACACCGACTGAAAACCCACAATTTTCCACACCAAGCCCTTCCCTCCCTGGGTCCTCTGAAGATGGACCCCCACAGCCAGTCGCACACAGGACACTTCTCCCCACTCTTTCTGTATCTTTTCCTTCAGCAGCTCCGCCTCCCAGCAGGACCTGAGGATGCCCGGCCCCTGTCAGTGTGGATGCAACCCCGCACTGCCCGGAAGCTGAAGCCCTGCATGGTCCTGAGACCCAGCTCTACACTCGGAACTCGGGTCAGCAATGTGGGCGAAATGCCCCCTGCGGGCCATCTGGGAACGGCAGGCAGCGCACGCTCCACCTCAGCGAGTCCCCAGTCCCTTCAGCAAGGGCTGGGGTCCCAAAATCAGCCCCTGAAAATATctctctgaagacctgttctgcccattttccaaagcacagagtgcctccttcctggtctccaccctgaattcccttccgGGAATGTGGAAGGTCTGcggctgcagcagcacgtgtgatctgatccttgtagaggcaggTGACAGGTGCCCACAAGTGCCAGGTTGTAGTTGACAAACCTTCCTCTGCTGCAAACTCTGATGTTTCAGTCTTTCGTCCTCAATGTGTGTTGGGCACATGTACTTGGTTCGACAACAATTTTGTCAAGCCAGCCAGGAGTCTGTGCCTATGGTGGATCGACCCCAGCTGGGGCAGCCCCTTCCCTGAGTCCCCAGTAGCTGCCAGAGCTCAATTTGCTTCAGGGAACTCGAAGGGACTCTCCCCGACAGGCGCTGGCTGTCCTGGCTTGAGGCTGTGTGGAGCCAAGAAATGTCCTGAGCTACGGTCCACACTCAGTGTCGTTTAAGGGTGAGTCGCTCCGGGTTGTGCAGGTTGGGAATTCTACCTGCTCCATCTTGGTTCATTCCACTGTGAGAAGTAAGCCACCCTGGGCCGGTTCTCTTTCGGTAGCTGGGCTAATCTGTTTGGAGGCCTCCATCTGGGAATGGGAGTGGAATTTTTGGACTACACCTCATCTGATCTCTCGTCTGTGCGAtcttatttgttgtttgtgtgtatgtgtgtatcagtACTTGCACTGGCTGGTTGAGCCTTCTCTGGTAACGGAGCTCACATGTGACAACACCAGAGTATTCTTCCCTATTGCAATGGCTTTGCTTACGGCAGAGCAGTGGTTGGGACTAAGGCCTGGTCATTTGGCCCCACCACGGATGGGGCATTGGTTGGGAATCTCCCTTTCTGGGCCTAGGGAATTGCAACCCTGAGAGACTGTTCTGCATTGGTCTGCTGTTTGCTCAATATTTCACAACACTGGCGGCGAGTAATTAAGTGTGGGTGATCAGAGCTCTGTTCCATCTTGTCGTCCCCTAGGGTATATTTGGCAAAACTGGAAAATCTTCAGCTATGCTCccatgaataaaagaaaatggtattttattgCAACCCTGCTTGGTCTCAGTACTCCTTGGGATCTGGAGAACAACGGTTCTAAATTATAACACCATCTTTCAACTAGAAAACACAGCAGGACGTTTGACTGTTTCTGTGTGAATTTCCAAAGGTTAGTGTACGAAGCAGGTCTGCTGTCAACTACAAACTGGCACTTGCCACGGGCacctgccatctgcctctacaagaaTCAGATCACACGTGCTGCTACAGCTGCCGACCTTCCACATCCCCgcaagggaattcagggtggagaccaggaaggaggcactctgtgctttggaaaacggGCagatggaacaggtcttcagatagttagatgttttcaggagctgattttatgagcccaacccttgcatctcctcataactagaaaagcactaaatccctacaaggtgacgtctgctcctcgtgactagcagaaaccccctacaaaaatatgtgtttgattgcatgtacttctccttcaccaagattatatatatactaatcttccccctgcctctttggagcagtttctcagagctatctgagatgccgCCTCCCGGGCTGCAggcctcattttgccccaaataaactcaactcgcaactctcacattgtgctttttttttttaagtctacaggTTTATTGCAAGAGCCAAGCAAGAGAACAGGTGGCTCATGCGCAAAACACGGGGACTCCCTGACGGTTTTGGGGGAAGAGGTTTTAAAGGCAAAATGTGGGGTAAGGGCTATACTGTGCAACTTCCTTCTGATTGACTGGcggtgaggtaacagggcggtGCGCCAGGAATCTTGCACTCAGCCAGAACTTACCGTCCTCcaccttagttcctgcagaactcagAGTTGTATTGCTATGTACATctcttgaggaggaaccaggaccctgcctcaCCGCTGCTCTGTTGCTAGTTGACTACTCCTCCTTcatttctgcattccctcccttccctaattagtaactgtttgaatctgtcctttggacctcagggaaggtctaggaggctgaagcctttttcctacaaacGAGAAACAGGGGACATGGAAAGGCTTTTGTAGCcagagggccccacagggtcctgcttggtttcaatatttttcatcatAACTTGATGAATAGTTATTGATAACATGGCATTTCTTCCAAGATATATGTAATGTGAAGACAGTGATGTTGATGTTAAAAAAAGGTAtttgtttttagctttattgagaaaaaaaacgTTAGCTCTAAATCATATAAGGTGTAAACGATTTTCAGATGTGATAGTTATCCAGGGGAGGAGCCCCTCTAGGAGAATTTGATGACTGAATGAACTCAGTGTTTCTACTAGAAAAGCAGCCATTTTCAGCCCTGGCTCAACAACAAGGTGAGTCAGACAGTCTGACCTACTGATTTGTCTGATATCTTCAGTATTTAATAGCTGTAATATTTCTGAGCAAGAACAGAATGTCACATATTTTCATGAGGGCACCTAAGGTCACAGGGCACAAATAAATGTTCAAAAACTAGAAGAAAGCCTTTGCAGATGGTGGTGATGAGTTCCATAATTTAACAAACTTGATCTTGGTATTTGCACGTCTGTGAAAATTATAACCAAACACATTATGAATTGATAAAACCTGGTGGGtcttttttaagaacattttgaCTGTAATTTTCCATCAAAAGAAGATCCACGCCTACGACGTTAAATGAATGCAGAAGCGATCTGTCCCTCCCCACTAGCCAGACCCAGCCTGAAAACAGAAGGCTGGGAGCCTCCCGGGGCTCAAAGTGAGATAAAGCCAAGTGGAGCCATGGGGAGCCTCCAGCACTAGTGCTAAGTGAGTGGCtgctgttttttgtgtttttgttttgttttgttttttaataaattagttacttattagctgcattgggtcttcattgctgcacgcggcctttctctagttgcagcgagcaggggctactctttgatgcagtacgtgggcttctcattgaagtggcttctcttgttgcggagcttgggctctaggtgcatgggcttcggtagttgtggcacacaggctcagtagttgtggctcacgggcttagttgctccatggcatatgggatcttcccagaccagggattgaacccatgtcccctgcattggcaggcagattcttaaccactgcgccaccagggaagccccgtgaGCAGCTTTTGTTGTGCTGTATTTTGCTTGCAGATGGGTGATGTCGCAGCTTgagcaaatgctggtgagaatgaggcagagagagatgacAAAGCCTTCACTTGGGGAGAAGTGACAGAGGAGGGTTGCCATTGCTGTGTGTGAAGACAGGTCCTCTCTTGCAACAGGAAGAAACACAAACCTGGAAATGAAGGCAGGTTGATAGATTTGGTGATAAGACTatgtgtagtttttctttttttcttttttaatatttatttatttggttgtgccgggtcttagttgtggcaggcaggctccttagttatggctcatgggctccttagttgtagtatgtgagctcttagttgcggccagcatgtgggatctagttccctgaacagggttcaaacccaggccccatgcattgggagcacggagtcagCCACTGctcccccagggaagtcccctgtagtTTTTCTTCTGATCTATTCAGTAGCTTAGCAAAATAAGAGCTGAGGCCCAGGGGTAAGACAGGAGGGACAGTGTGACAAAACCCACCTCAAAGTATGTGAGCACACCGATCCTGGGAATCTAGAAGTCATGGGCAACACTAAGGCCCCACCAAGGCGAGGTCAGCACACTCTGCTGAGTAGGCAGGTGGAGAGGAAGAGGTGGCGTTAGCCAGTGTCAGGGGAGAGGGCGGGAGGGGAAGGGAGTTCGAGTGTAAGCAAGGCCATGTCCATGAGCACATCACCACAGGTCCAGGCTGGGGGCCCTGGATATGTGCAGGACTGTAACAGTCGGCCAGAGCAGTTCTTGAGTAACCGCTGGGCACCAGAGGCAGTGAGCTGAGGGACAGGACATGGCCAGAAGCAGGGGCATTTGAAACAGAAATTGAGAAGGGAGTGCAGTTATTGCTATTGCAAAGACCAGGGAATAACCCTGACAATGACTGACTGAGGTGGGTGGAGGGAAGACcacaggaggggaggaggccagggGAATGAGGGTCAAGGTGTGAGACGGGTTAGCTATGTGCATAGCAAAGTCACCTAGAATGGTATCCGGAGGAGTGAGCAGAGCAAGACAGAACTGAGATGCTCAAATCCTCAGCAGCTGTGAGAGATTGCTGGGGATTCCGTAACTGACAGTGCCTGCAAAGGGCTGCAGGAGCAACATCTAATAGCATGCGATTCCAGGGCACTGGggtttggggaaaaagaaaaaccacaatcTGAATGTAGTAAAAGAGGGCAAGCAGTCTACCTTTCCAGTCTGATCAGCtgctggaggggggtgggggggggcagcaaATTATGCTCAAAGACTGAGATTGTCTTTGCCAATAGTTAAACACAGGTTCACTGTTGGAATTATAATAATTGCACAAGCCAAGAGCATACAGGATGTCTCTTCATAATAagtcaataaagaaataacataatCCAAACAAATGATAGATTAATTACACTGTCGTTCCACACAAGGGGAGATGACAGGAATAAAGTCCACATTCAGCTGAGATGTACCTTTTCTGTGAGGTTCTCGAGAGAATCGGCTTAATCAACCAGGAGTGGACATCCAGTGCCCTGTTGCTAGGGAATGACCCTGACACAGCTCACTTCATTCTTAAGTCAAACAACGTTACTTCCAAAAAATCCTTTTTTTGGTCTTTGTCATAAACAAGTGGATTAAAACAACTTCACCTAAGTCATAAAAAAGTGCATTTTAAATCATATCAAACCAACACACAGGACTCTGGAGATACGGAGAAAAGTGGAGAAGACGGGGCACAAATGCTGGTTGGATGGTCTCCACTGGGGCTGGAGAGAGTCAGAAGGACAGATAttcaggccccgcccccagggacCCTGCTTCTATGGGGCTGGACTATGTCAAAGCCCAGGGACAGCACTTTTAAACATCTCTCAGGTGACCCAGCAAGCAGCCAGAGGACCACTGAGTTAACGACAGAGATGGGTCCATCAGAGCACAACCAGAGCAAGGGCTGTCTCACTGACCAGAACCCCTCGGGCCTTTGGGGACGGGGAGGGCTCAAATTTGCCGAGTGCAGTCTCACCCATGCAGCCACATTGTTTTGTTAAGATGACCTCATTACACGTTATTTCTCCTATATTCGTGAAATTATGTGTGTAAGTTACACACATAACTATGTGTATAAGTATAGGTTATATCATCTAtggattttatttcatgttaGCAAAGGGGATTATAGACTACTTGTTATAAATGGATGCCCACGTGGATGAGAAGCTCTGAGTGCTGCATCTGTGGTCTGTGACAGACTCAGGGCCAGCTGCAGGCAAGTGAGGGGCAGGGTGACAAGCAGGGGCAGGGTAACCAACCCGGACAAGGCTGATCGGGAGGTTTGGCCAAGGTGCGAGTCAGGGCTGAGCGAGGAGCCCGCGGGGTCAGGTAGGGGCTGAAACCCTGGGTCCCCACAGGGGCCCTGCTGGAGAGCAGGCCTGTCCTGCAGGATGCCATTGGCCACCAGGTGGCAACATGGAACAGGAGAAGAGGGGCCCGGGCCCACGGCATAAGGGCCAGGACTGCAGCACTGCTCTTGGGATGATCTGGTTGTGGGCCCACTTGTCCCAGCCCCCTTTCTCCATCATAGAATTGGACTATCTCCCCCAGATCCTAGACTTCTCCAGGCTAGATGACCACAGGAGGAAGCCGAGTCAGACTGCAGCCCTTCCTCACTTCCTGCAAGTGACCCAGAGATGGATGGCCCAGCTCCTCGCCTTTCAGTCACTCTCAGACCAACCCTCCATCCCCTGGAGGCTGCCACCAACTCCAGGCCTCCTGTGGCCCTGGGCCCATCTCCTACCACCCAGATCTGCAGGTCCCAGGAAACGCCCATGAAGTCCCCCACCCCTCTGCACCCACCTCTGCCCCAGTGGAGACTTCCAGGCTGTCTCAGGGCTCAGAGCCCAGTGCTGGCCCACGAAGCACGTTGAATGGAGGGGGGATTCCCACCCCAAAACAAAGGCCTGGGCCCAGCCCAAGAGGCTGCCACTCTCAGCCACAAGCCAAGCAAGGCCAAAGGCCCTCAGTGCCCCCACCCACATCATCCTTCTTTACTGACCAGACACATGTCGCGCCCTTACCTATGTCCACTCACCCCAAATGGTTTGCCAACCACCACACACAGCACCCCAGGGCTCCTGCTGCTTGGCATCCCCTGCAGGGCCGGGGGTGAGGACACACCCTCGGCTGCCCCACCTGTGTGCTCACTGGCCAGGCCCTGATAGGCAGGTCAGACCCGCCCCCAGCACAGGTGCCTGTAAGGCATAAAGCTGGCTGACGCAGCTCCTGAGGAACCTCCGCTACCTGCCATGAAGGGGAGCAGCGCCCTCCTGCTAGCGTCCCTCACCTTGCTCTGCACCTGTGGTGAGTCTGTGCACTGCCAGGTGCTTCCAGCACAGTCGGGGGGCCTGTTGGGGGGGATGGGCGGGAGCCTGGGAAGCTAGGAATCCAGGTGCTGGGCCCCTCAGTGATTGGTGCCCACCTTCCCAGGCACCCCAACCCACCTCCACCACAGAACACGGATGTGGGCAACAACCCTGGTACCCTTGGCAACCCCAGTCCCCAGGCaaccctgccccaaccccagcccagcTCCAGCTTCTGTCCCAGCCCCTGTGTCATCAGCAAGCCCAATATCACAAACCAACCCAGCCCAGGCTGACCTTGACCCTGATCCAAGCTCCAGGTCAGGCAACCTCACGTGGAGGGGAAATTCCCACCGAGTCAGAGGCTTGGCCTTCCTTCCTCAGTGACATCAGGGAACCCGGAGTGGAAAAAGGCAGCTGAGGTTAGGGTGCCAAGAGGGCTCTGCGGGCAGGGGGAGTTAGGGAATGCTGTGGAGGAAGATCTGGACCAGGTGAGGTGGGCATTGCTGGGGAAGGTCTGGAGACCACCGAGGTTGGAGGTGGGCAGTCCGGGATTGAGGTTGGAAAGAGCCCTGCCCTGGTGTCCTCTCACCCCCACAATGCAGGGCTGGCCACAGGGGAGGACAGCGACGAGGTATTCATGGCCTTCCTGCAAACGCTGCTGGTGGGGTCTACCGAGGAGCTCTATGAGGGGCCCCTGAGCAAGTATGACATCAATGAAGATGCCAAGGCAGCGATGACTGAGCTCAAGTCCTGCATAGATGGCCTGCAGCCCGTGCACAAGGAGGAGCTGGTCAAGCTGCTGGTACCACAGCGGGGGGGCACCCCATTCCGTAAAGGCCTGCAGCCCTAGCAGGACCCACAGCCCTACTCCTCAGGCCCTCTACCAAATGCCACAGCCCCTCATCACCCACCCAGTGCAGCAACTCCATGCCCCACCACCCCACAGACACCCTGACCTGCCTCAGCCAGCAGAGGTGGACATCCCAGACCTCACTGTCTACAGAGCAGCCCTCAGCCTCGtcccacctgcacacacacaaatgcacaagCACATGAGCAGGCCTCGcttccccagctgctgggagggGACTGGCTGCGATGTGCCAGagcccaccatctccccagacaCTGGCCTGGGCCTGTTTGCCTGGAGCTGTGGCTCTCTAGTTACTGATCACCAGGCACGGGACCCCCAGGCCTCTTGGCCCACATGTGTCTGCCTTCCAGGTGCAAGTGCTGGGCAGTCAGGATGATGCCTAATGGACCCCAGACGTGGCTCCAAGCAGCCATAGGACCAGCTGCGCAGCAGCCATGACGATAACACCCTGTGACTTTCCTGTGCATGAATTTATCCTCAAGCCATCCAATCAATAAAGCCTCCTGTAGTTCAGGCTCTGGCTCctatctctcctctccccaccctcagggaCACACTACAGGCTCAGAGAGACTCACATACTTAGGGTCCCGTGAGTGCAGCACTCACGTGCAAGTAACCCCACATGGAGGACAGACTCACCGATGGAAATCCAGGCAGACGCCCCTGTAGGCAGGTGGACAAagcaagacagacagacaggcagatgtGTGGATACAGGGAGGCATCAGGACATGAGGAGGTCTGCtgcaggcagaggtgggaggcaggggcaggggctcagAGCAGGGAGGCGCAgagtcccagaaaaagaaagtggccagggctgggggaaCAGGCTGGGTAGCGGTGCTCTGCATCTGAAGATTATCGTTTCGAGACAGTAAATGTGCACAATATACACATGACGGGGCCCGGGGGTTGAAAAGCCATCCAAGAAAAGAGCCGGAGCCCCAGCCAGAACCCCAAGAGGAACCTGCTAATGAGGGCAGGTTCCAACAGGTGGGCGCAGCCAGCGTGGTGCAGGAACGAGAGCAGGGTCAAAGGTCCCTCAGGAGAGCAGCAGCTCCCCATGCCAACTCCTGCTCCCCCAACCAGGGCAGACCCTACCACACCCTGGATCCCAGGATCCTCAACAGCCACAGACTTCCTGAGCCTCCGCTCAGCGGTCTCCACCGGGGGCAGCACTGAGTAGGTTCCGCTCTGCCCCTGAGGACCTTACTCCTTGGCCACTCTGGCTCTGGGCCCATAGCCTCATTATTACTAGCCCAGGACCTAGCTGTCCCCTTCTTGCCCTCCACGCCTCTGTCCTGCACCCTGCAATGAGGAGCAAGCAAAGTCCTGGGTCCCAAGCCAGGCCTGGCGAGGGTGGGGGTCCCTCGGGCTGAGGCCACTGTTTCCATCACACAGACAGTGATCTAGAACACACCACCCCACAGAGCCACATTCTAGAGCTCAGGGGCCAGGACCCTCCCCAATTCTCAAAGCCcccaggggagaggagagagagggagaggcctTCCTCTCCATGTTCCTTTTCCGGAACTCCTTGGCACCGAGGCTGGTGCGACGGGACCGCCTCTGAGAAGTCTCGGTCCATAGGTTGCTCTGAGCACTGCTCCTGGACCAAAGAGGTGAGGGCCCCTCCAGGgtgggcccctccccaccccaaggcaCGGTCTCCTCCAAGAAGCTCCCCCCCTTTGCCCACTGCTTCTTGCCCTGTCACGCCCAAGGTCCTGTGAGCAGGAGGACCCTGCGCAGACCCCCTTAGAGCCAACGGGGGGTGGTCCGTGAGTGCTGCGGGAGACAGCTCCCACGGGATTGTCTGCAAAGCCTGAGGCTCCTCCTCTTGGGGGACTGGTACGGCAGAGCGAACCCACTGCGCTTACGTCTGGGCCCCAACTCGAGACCCCGCTGAGGAGGCTGTGGCCTGCAGTTCTGCCTGTCAGTGGGGGCAAAGGCAGCGATTAGGGTGGAGGGTCTGTGCCTCCCAGTACCTGGTCACCCTCCCATCCATGGACAGAGCCGGCCATGGCAGAGGAGGTATGGGTGGGCACCTGGAGGCCCCATCGCCCCCGGGGGCCCATCATGGCCCTCTACAGCAGCCCTGGACCCAAGTATCTGATTCCACCCACCACGGGTAAGCACTTGGGAgcctgggagggggcagtggggtggCAGGACCCAGGTCTGGGGTGAGCCTGAGGAGGGCCGGGGCCCATCCCTGACTCCCGC includes:
- the SCGB1C1 gene encoding secretoglobin family 1C member 1, with the protein product MKGSSALLLASLTLLCTCGLATGEDSDEVFMAFLQTLLVGSTEELYEGPLSKYDINEDAKAAMTELKSCIDGLQPVHKEELVKLLVQVLGSQDDA